From the genome of Bacteroidota bacterium, one region includes:
- a CDS encoding pentapeptide repeat-containing protein produces the protein MIINRSDVNSIILSGTFDSLVYFADNTFYYADFSNAKFNSVVSFQNCRFSKKADFSNSKFSKIIFSNSTMPDILDFSNVKITEEVDFSKAKKVDSICKINIYGTDISKIKLRYEMFKLYFPKKDNIPFELQANVYEQLLNNFKKNGYIRSYEKLDKEYKELYYIEKGGMYKIVNLFQKYWWGYGYDKLSILLYTIGFFVFFWSNYSVSKIE, from the coding sequence ATTATTATTAACCGTTCAGACGTCAATTCAATAATACTTTCTGGAACTTTTGATAGCTTAGTTTATTTTGCAGATAATACATTTTATTATGCAGACTTTAGTAATGCAAAATTTAATTCTGTAGTTAGTTTTCAAAATTGCAGATTTTCAAAAAAAGCAGATTTTAGTAATTCAAAGTTTTCAAAAATTATATTCTCAAATTCAACAATGCCAGACATATTAGATTTTTCAAATGTAAAAATCACCGAAGAGGTTGATTTTTCAAAAGCAAAAAAAGTGGATTCAATTTGTAAAATAAATATATATGGTACAGATATCAGCAAAATCAAGCTTCGATATGAAATGTTCAAGCTTTATTTTCCAAAAAAAGATAATATTCCATTTGAATTGCAAGCAAATGTTTACGAACAATTATTAAATAATTTTAAAAAGAATGGTTATATCAGAAGTTATGAAAAATTAGATAAGGAGTATAAAGAGCTTTATTATATCGAAAAGGGTGGTATGTATAAAATAGTTAATTTATTTCAGAAATATTGGTGGGGTTATGGATATGATAAACTTTCTATTTTGTTATATACAATTGGATTTTTCGTTTTCTTTTGGAGTAACTACTCAGTATCAAAGATAGAATGA